The DNA region TCGTCCTCGACATCACCCTGGGGCAGCAGCCTGGCCGCCTTCAAGTCCAGCAGCGTGGCCGCGACGACCAGGAACTCGGTGGTCTCGTCGAGGTCCCAGTCGTCGCCGAGGGACTTGATGTGGGCGATGAAATCGTCTGTGACGCGGTGCAGCGCCACCTCGGTGACGTCCATCTGGTGCTGGGAGATCAGCTGCAGCAGCAGGTCGAACGGGCCCTCGAAATTCGATAGCCGGACGGTGAACTTCCCGCTGGCTACTGGTTCATGGGTGGGAACGTCGGCCACCGCGGTCACTGCTCGTCGTCCTGGCGCAGCCTGCGCACCAGGACGGAGTCCGCGCCGTGGTCCTGCAGGTCGGCGAGGATCACGGCGACGGCTTCGCGCACCACTCGGCCGCGGTCCACGGCCAGGCCGTGGGACGCGCGCAGGGCGAGACGGGCGTGTTCGAGAGCGAGCAATTCCTCATCCGAGACGTAAACCGTGATCTTCGAGTTGTGCTTCTGCCGCGGTGTGCCACGTGGGTAGGTCACCGCGCCAGCACCTCGCGGGCCAGTTGACGATACGCCTTCGCCCCTGCCGAGCGTGGGGCCCAGGTGGTGATGGGCTCACCGGCGACCGTGGTCTCGGGGAAACGAACAGTGCGGTTGATGACCGTGTCGAACACCGTCTCGCCGAACGCCTCGACCACCCGCGACATGACTTCGCGTGAGTGCAGCGTGCGCGGGTCGAACATGGTGGCGAGGATGCCGGTGATGTCCAGCTTCGGGTTGAGCCGGTCGCGCACCTTGTCGATGGTGTCGATGAGCAGCGCCACCCCGCGCAGGCTGAAGAACTCGCACTCCAGCGGGATCAGCACGCCGTCGGCGGCGGTCAGCGCGTTCACGGTGAGCAGGCCGAGCGAGGGCTGGCAGTCGACCAGGATGTAGTCGTACTCGTCGATCACCGGTCGGATCGTGCGCAGCAGGGTGTGTTCGCGGCCGACCTCGGTGACCAGTTGCACCTCGGCGGCGGACAGGTCGATGTTGCTCGGCAGCAGGTCCATGTTCTCCACGCACGTGCGGATCACCACGTCGTGAATGCCGACCGACCGCTCGATCAGCACGTTGTAGATGGTCTGTTCGAGCTGGTGGGCCGGGATGCCTAAGCCGACGGACAGCGCGCCCTGCGGGTCGAAGTCGACCAGCAGCACGCGGCGGCCGAACTCGGTGAGCGCGGCGCCGAGGTTGATCGTGGACGTCGTCTTGCCGACGCCGCCCTTCTGGTTGCAGACGGCGAGCACCCTGGCCGGGCCGTGCCCGCTGAGCAGCGGCGGCTCCGGGATGTGGCGGCGCGGTCTCCCTGTCGCCCCCACGCCGTTGCCACCACCCGAGTCGTCAAGCTGTTCGTCCTCGTCGGACGCGGCGCGCGGCGCGATGCTCAGCTCGACCGCGCCGCGCCCCGATTGCGGAAGTGTCGACATGGCGATCTAGCTCCTTGTCGCCTGCGAACCTGTCTACCGCAGAGTAAAGGGACACCCGGTCCCCACCTACGCGGCTCGCCGGTGGGCAGGTCAGGTGTCGGAAGGCGTCAGCGCGCCGAGAACGGAGTCCAGGAGACCGGGAAATGCCTGGTCGAGGTCGTCGCGGCGGATCGAGAGCCACCGCTGGTTGCCGTCCGGGCGGGTGTGGGTGACCCCCGCCTCGCGCAGCACGCGCAGATGCTGCGACAGAGTCGACTTGGCCACCGCGACCTCGAGGTTCCCGCAGGACATCTCCTGCGCCCGCGCGAGCTGCGCGACCACGGCGAGCCGCGTCGGGTCACTGAGCGCGTGCAGCACACCTGGCAGGGTCACCTGCGCGATTTCAGGCTCGTCCAGTTCGCTCATCCGGCACCTCCAGGGCGCACAGACTAAGCCAACCCGCTTTCTGAGTCGTACTCAGGAGTCGATCTCAGAACGTCAACCGCGCGGTAAGCGCTCCCACACCCGCTCCCGAGAGGCGCGGAAGGGCCACGAGGCGGCCCACCAAGACCAGGAGGAGCGCGTCCACTGGCCCGCTGACCTCGACACCTTCACCCACTGACCAGTCGGTGTCGGTCGCCGTCAGCCGGTAGCCGCTGAACTTCTTCTTCACGAAGAACGGCCCCTTCATCTCCCAGATCCGGTCCGCCGCGACCGCCGCGGGCGCGGGCTCCACTTCCAGCGTCCGCCCCAGCGGCACCGCGATGTCCTGACTGTGCACGAGGATGTCGATCAGCGTCTCCTTGTAGGTGACACCCATATTGATCTTCTGCGAGCCGACCATCCCCCGGATCTCCGCGATCATCCGGTCCGTCGACTTGCTCGACGCCGACTTCGCCATCGCCCAGATCCCCCGGTCAAGATTGCCCCGCGCCCGGACCATCGCGACCGTCGCCTTCCCAAGGTCGCGCAGGCCCAACTGCTGCAACGTCAGGTGGGCCGCCACGTCCCGCACCGTCCAGCCGTCACACAGCGACGGCCGCTCCCACTCCTCGACCGCGAGGTCCGACAGCAACTCGCAGACGCGCAACCGCTGCCGGTCGATCGCGGCGAAGACCTCGTCCCGGTTCATTTCTCCTCCAAAAGGGCCTCGATGAGCGCGGCGACCTGCGCGACCGCGCCGAACGACGGATCTGGGATGGCCAGCTGGTGCAACACCAGGCCGGTCACGTGGTTCATCACGATCGGGGCGTCCCGCTCGGGCTCGCTCGACCCGGCCGCGCGCAGCCAGTCGGTGAACCACTCGGTGACCCCCTGTCCCGTGGCGGCGAGCAGCTCACGCAGCCGCGGCTGCTGGGCGGCCTCGATGAGGATCGCGTGCCTGGCCAGCACCAGGACCCGATGGATTCCGGCCATGTCGCGGACGAACCCCTCGACCGCCTTGACCAGCTCGGCGGGGCTCGTCGGCGGGACCCGCGTGGCGACTTCGCCCCAGTTGGCCATCTCCCGCGCGGCGACCCGCTCCACCACGCCGTCGAGCAGCGCGTCCTTGGTGCGGAAGTAGTTGGACGTCGACCCTGCGGGCACCCGGGCCGCCGCGTCGACCGCCCGGTGTGTCAGCGCCCGCACCCCTTGCTCGCCGACCACGCTGATAGCGGCGTCAAGCAGATCTTCACGACGGCTGGACATCCTTGGATACTACATCCGTAGTTCACTAACTACAACTGTAGTTTTCAGCCAAGCGCCCGGGGATGGGCCGTGGCGTAGACCTCGCGGAGAGTGTTCACGGTGACAAGCGTGTAGATCTGCGTCGTGGTGACCGACGCGTGTCCTAACAGCTCCTGCACCACGCGCACATCCGCGCCGCCCTCCAGGAGGTGTGTGGCGAACGAGTGGCGCAGGGTGTGCGGCGACACCGGGACCCGGATACCCGCTACCTCGGCGGCGACCTTCAACGCGTTCCACGCGCTCTGCCTCGACAGCCGACCTCCGCGCACATTGAGGAACACTGCAGGCGTCCCCCGACCCCGCTCGGCCAACCCGGGCCGCGCGCGCACCAGATAGGCGTCCAAAGCGTTGAGGGCGGGCCTGCCGATCGGGACGAGGCGCTGCTTGCCACCCTTGCCGTCCAACAACACAGTCCGCTCGACGGTGTCGATGTCATCCAGGTCCAACCCGACGGCCTCGGAGATCCGCGCGCCCGTCGAGTAGAGGACCTCCAGCAGCGCCCGGTCGCGCAGCACTCCAGGCCCCTCCCCGATCGGGGTGTCGAGCAGCCGCAGCACGTCGTCCACCGGCAGCGCCTTGGGCAGCCTGCGCGGCGGAGTCGGCGGCTTCACCTCGCGGGCGGCGTCGTGCTCGGTCAGCCCCTCGCGCACGGCGAACTTGTGCAGCCCGCGCACCGCGACCAGCGCCCGCGCGGCCGACGACGCGGCCAGGGGTGGGTGATCGGCGTCGCCTTCGCGAAGCACTGCCAGAAAGCCCGCGACGTGCCGCTCCCCCACCGCGTCGAGGTCGTCGATGCCACTGGAAGCGAGGTGGTCGAGGTAGCGCCGCAGGTCGCGGGTATAGCCGTCGAGCGTGTTCGGCGAGGTGCCCCGCTCGACGGCGAGGTGGTCGAGGTACGTGCGCAGCGCCGCGGCGATCGGGCTCAGCGCGCACCCCCGAGCGCGTCGGCCAGCGGCACGTGGGCGAACCCGTGCGCCTCGGCGACCTCCGGGTGCACGACCGCGCCGCCCGCCACGTTGACGCCCTTGGCCAGCGCGGGATCGGCGGCGACCGCCGCGCGCACCCCGCCCGCGAGCGCGATGGCATAGGGCAGCGTGACGTTGGCCAGCGCGCGGGTCGAGGTGTTCGGCACCGCGCCCGGCATGTTCGCCACGCAGTAGAAGACGGACTCGTGCACCTTGAACGTCGGGTCCGCGTGGGTCGTTGGCCGCGAGTCTGCGAAGCAGCCGCCCTGGTCGATGGCGATGTCGACCAGGACGGAACCCGGCCGCATCCGCGACACCAGTTCGTTGGTGACCAACTTGGGCGCTTTGGCCCCGGGGACGAGTACGGCGCCGATGACCAGGTCAGCCCAGCGGCACGCCTTCTCCACCTCGTATGCGTTGCTGGCGATGGTCTGCAGGTGGCCCCGGTAGGTGAAGTCGATCTGACGCAGCCGGTTGACGTTCGTGTCGAGAACGACGACCTCGGCCTGCATACCGAGCGCGATACTCGCCGCGTTCATCCCCGACACGCCCGCGCCGATGACCGCGACCTTGCCCGCCGCCACCCCGGACACCCCGCCGAGCAGCACCCCACGCCCACCCTGGGCGCGTTCCAGGCAGTGCGCGCCGACCTGCGGCGCCATCCGGCCCGCCACCTCGCTCATCGGCGCGAGCAGCGGCAGCGAACCGTCGACGGCCTGCACGGTCTCGTAGGCGATCGCCGTCGTGCCCGCGTCGACCAGGGCACGGGTGCACTCGACACTGGCCGCGAGGTGCAGATAGGTGAAGAGCGTCTGTTCGCGCCGCAGCCGCGGGTACTCCTCGGCGATGGGCTCCTTGACCTTGAGCACCAGCTCGGCCGCGCCCCACACGTCGTCGGCGGTGGGCACGATCTCCGCGCCCGCGGCCTGGTAGTCGTGGTCGGGGAACGACGAGCCTGCGCCCGCCCCGGCCTCGATCAGCACCCGGTGGCCGCGGTCGGTCAGCTCGATGACCCCGGCAGGGGTGATCGCCACCCGGTACTCGTGGTTCTTGACCTCGCGCGGAACGCCAACCAGCACGACCCGAGCCTAGTGGCGACCACCGACTCGGGCCCGCTGACGCGCTAGCGTCGCTTGGCGAACTTCGTCGGCCGGTCCTGCCAAGGCGCGTGCACCTGACGCGGCGGCACCACGCCGGAGTCCACCGCGTGGGTGGCGAGCACGCCGCCGACCGTTGCGCCGTTGACGATCTCGCCTGCCAGGACCAACCGGACCGCCTCGCTCAGCGGGAACCGCCTGATCACCAGGTCGGCCTCCTCGTCGCCGTGCACCTCACGCTCCACACTGGACAAGCCGGTAGCCAGGAACACCCGAACCACCTCGTCGGTGAACCCGGGCGAGGCGGCGACATCGACCAGAACCGACCAGTCCTCGGCGACCAGGCCGACCTCCTCGACCAGCTCCCGCTTGGCCGCGTCGACCGGGTCCTCGTCGGCGTTGTCGATCAGCCCCGCGGGCAGCTCCCAGATCCGACGGCCCAGCGGGTGCCGGTACTGGTGGATCAGCACCAGGTTCCCGTCGTCGTCCATGGCCGCGATCGCCACGGCGCCGAGGTGTTCGACCACCTCGCGCGCGGCGGTGTTGCCGCCCGGCATGACGACCTGGTCGAGCCGGAGCCCGAGGATCCGTCCGATGTGGATGTCGCGAGTGGACGCCACGGTGAACTCGTGGCGCGCGGCCTCATCGATGTCGGTCACGCCTGCGCCCCGGCGGGCACCGGCTGCTCGTCGTCGAGTTCCACCGGCAGCCGCTCGGCCTGCAGGTAGGTCAGCGCGGCCTTGACGAACCCGGCGAACAGCGGATGCGGGCGAGTGGGCCTGCTCTTGAGCTCCGGGTGGGCCTGCGTGCCGACGAAGAACGGGTGGGCCTTGGCGGGCAGTTCGACGAACTCGACCAGGCGGCCGTCCGGGGAGGTGCCGGAGAAGACGACGCCCGCCTTGGTCAGCCGGTCGCGGTAGGCGTTGTTGACCTCGTAGCGGTGCCGGTGCCGTTCGGTGACCTCACGGCTGCCGTAGACGCCCGCCACGACCGACCCGGCGGCGAGGCTGGCCGGATAGGAACCCAGCCGCATCGTGCCGCCCATGTCACGCTCGCCCGCGACGACGTCTTCCTGGTCGGCCATCGTGCTGATGACCGCGTCTTTGGTGGACTCCTCGAACTCCGAGGAGTTGGCGTCCTTGATCCCGGCGAGGTTGCGCGCGGTCTCGATCACCATGCACTGCAGGCCGAGACACAGGCCCAGGGTCGGCACGCCGTGGGTGCGCGCGTGGGTGATCGCGCCGATCTTGCCCTCGATGCCGCGCACACCGAACCCGCCCGGGATCAGCACACCGTCCACACCAGACAGTGCGGCGGCCGCGCCTGCCGGGGTCTCGCAGGCGTCCGACGGCACCCAGGTGACCTCGACCTTGGCCCGGTGGGCGAACCCGCCCGCGCGCAGCGCCTCGGTGACCGAGAGGTATGCGTCGGGTAGGTCGACGTACTTGCCGACGAGCGCGATGCGCACGGTTTCCTTGGGCTTGTGCACGCGGTCGAGCAGATCGCCCCACACCGCCCAGTCCACGTCGCGGAACGGCAGGCCGAGGCGGCGCACGACGTAGGCGTCGAGGCCTTCGCCGTGCAGCACGCGCGGGATGTCGTAGATCGACGGCGCGTCGGGCGCGGCGACGACGGCCTCGGTGTCGACGTCGCACATCAGCGCGATCTTGCGCTTGAGGCCGTCGGGGATCTCCCGGTCGGCGCGGCAGACGATCGCGTCGGGCTGGATGCCGATGTTGCGCAACGCGGCGACGGAGTGCTGGGTCGGCTTGGTCTTCAGCTCGCCGGACGGGGCCAGGTAGGGCACCAGGGAGACGTGCAGGAAGAAGACATTGTCCCGGCCGACGTCGTGGCGCACCTGGCGCGCGGCCTCCAGGAAGGGCAGCGACTCGATGTCGCCGACGGTGCCACCGACCTCGGTGATGACCACGTCGGGCACCCGGCCGCTCTCGTCCGGCTCGGCCATGGCCCGGATCCGGGCCTTGATCTCGTCGGTGATGTGCGGGATGACCTGCACGGTGTCGCCCAGGTACTCCCCGCGCCGCTCCTTGGCGATCACCGCGGAGTAGACCTGCCCGGTGGTCACGTTGGCCGAGCCGGACAGGCTGCGGTCGAGGAATCGCTCGTAGTGGCCGATGTCCAGGTCGGTCTCGGCGCCGTCCTCGGTGACGAAGACCTCACCGTGCTGGAACGGGTTCATCGTGCCGGGATCGACGTTGAGGTACGGATCCAGCTTCTGCATGGTGACCCGCAGCCCACGCGAGGTGAGTAGCTGGCCAAGGCTGGACGCGGTGAGCCCCTTGCCCAGCGAGGAGGCGACGCCTCCGGTGACGAAGACGTGTTTGGTCGTCCTGGCATGCTGCGGCAACGATGCTCCCGTGGTCGATCTCACTTTCGGCAAGGCGAATTCCGCCGCCGTTCCACGGGACTTCACGGTAACACGGTGCGGCCTTCGGCCGCACGCGCCTGGCCCCTTTCAGCTGGCGTGTCGGACCCGCGCTCGGCCGCGGCGGCGTTCGGTGTTCCGCGGGCACGCCGACGAAGGAGGTCGTGTCCGCGGGGCCCCGAACGCCGCCATCTAGGCGGCCGAGCCGCGCGCCCGGAGGGCGCGCAATGTCACGGCGTGGGTGAGCAAGCTGTTGAGCCCACGACTACCTCGCCGGTGATGTTGGAGCCTGGGGCGAAGGTGATGCGCAGCATGGTCAGCGCGATGCTGCCGTCGTTCGGGTTCGGCAGCGTGACCTCGTTGAACTTGGCCGTGGCCAGGAGAACGCCGTTGGAGCGCTTGATCTCCTTGACGAAGTTCTGCGGCATCGGGTTCGGCAGGCCGGTCAGCCCGGTCATGCCCGAGTACGTCCAGCTCGCGCTGGTGCCGTTCTGGGTGGCGTTGCAGGTGACGCGCCAGTTGCCGATGCGGATCCGCGGCCCGCCTGCCGAGATCAACGCCGACAGCTCGAACTGCTGGCCGAGCGCCTCGGACTTGGTGGTGGTGACGTCGTTGTCCGGGTCGACGACCGTCGTGGTGCAACTCGTGGTCCCGCCGCCGAAGCGCACGCCGGACTTGACGACCGCACCGGAGGACCCCGAGGTGGTGCCGTCGACGGCGCACTGGGCCAGCGTCGGGATGCTGCTGACCACACCGCCCTTGGTGAACTGGGCCGAGCCCAGCGCCGCGACCCCCGCCGGGTTGGTCGCCAGCGCCGGGGTGGCGCTCACCACCATGCCCGCCGCCGCCACGGCGGCACAGAACCCGAGCCGTGCTGCCCTGATGTTTCGCATGTCTGACTCCCTTGTGCCTGGCGCACCGAATCGATCCTTTACGGGCGACATCGGTCCAGCCTGCAGGGAAATGAGCAGGTCAGACGGTCCCCCACTCGAACGTGTCGGCCAACCATCCGAACGTGGATCAACGGTGTCGTGGCCTCGACGGTGCGGGGAGCGCGCGTGACCCGATCGTGTCCGCGCGTCGCTACTCGGCGGGCGCGCCAGGGGCGGGGGCTTGGGCGTTGCCACCGCTGCCGTAGCGGCCGGATTTGCCGTCCAGTTGCTCGACCAGCGCCAGCACCGTGACGATCTGGCCCGCAGGGGTGTCGGCGTTGTCGACGGTCGACAGGATCGACGTGGCGGCCGTGTCGGCGCGAACCACGCCCACCGAGCCGGTGCCGTTGGCCGAGCCCGCCGAGCCCGCGAGCACGGTGCCCGCGCCGGACCGGTCGACCTGCGCGGCGAACCTCGCGATGGTGGCCGCGCGGTCGCCCGCACCGTCACCCGACGCGGCACCGCCGGTGAGCACGATCGCCAGCTGCGCGGGCTTGAGGTCCGGGGTGGCTTTGATGAACCCGCCGTCGGTGAGGCCCGACAGCACGGCGGCCGATTCCTCCACGGAGACCTGCGGTTTGTTGTCAGCCTTGCTGATGAGCAGCAGCGGCCCGAGCAGCCCGCCCGCCAGCGTGCCGGGGTCGGGCGCGGTGGGCAGCTGGACCCCCGCGGGCAGCAGCCGGGTGACGATGTCCTTGAGCTGGTCGGAACGTGCCTGGTCGGCGAAGGCCTCGGTCAGCTGGAGTTCGCCGGTGACGGTGGCCCCCGCGTTGGCGATCAGCCCTTTGAGCGCGTCGCGGTCGGTCGGGCGGGCGTCGGCGGTGGTGACCAGCACGACGGTGCGCTGGGCCAGCGCGCCCTTGACCGCCAGCGGCCCCACCGTCGCGGCGAACGAATCGGCGTCGCCGAGCCGCGCGTTGAGTGCGTTGCGCTGGTCCTCCAGCTCGCTGACCTGGGTGCCCAGGTCGTTGTTCTCGTTGTTGAGGCCGGACAGCAGCGTCCGGCTCAGCGTGGTCGAGCCGAGCACCACACCGACAGCGAGCGCGAGGAACACCGCGGCGATGGAGATGATGTGGTAGCGCAGCGAGATCACGAGAACAGCCCCTTGAGCCAGACGACGAACGAGTTCCAGGTTTCGGTGATCCAGTCGGTGTACGCGGCGCCGACCCCCGACACCGCGACCGCCGCCGCGATGGCCACCATCGCGGCCATGACCAGCAGCACGATCGCCAGCACGGACACCCGACTGCGGTGCAGCGCGGCGACCGCCTTGCCGTCGACCAGCTTGCCGCCGACCTTGAGCCGGGTCAGGAAGGTCGACGGGTTGGAGCCCGACCGCCCCCGGTCGAGGAATTCCCGCAGCGTGGCCTGGAACCCGACGGTGACCACGAGATCGGCGTTGTGCGTGTCCGCGATGATCAACGCAAGATCCTCGGCGTTGCCGGACGCGGGGAAGGTCACCGCGCCGATGCCAAGGTCCTGAATCCGACCGAGCCCCGGAGCATGGCC from Alloactinosynnema sp. L-07 includes:
- a CDS encoding ParA family protein, translated to MSTLPQSGRGAVELSIAPRAASDEDEQLDDSGGGNGVGATGRPRRHIPEPPLLSGHGPARVLAVCNQKGGVGKTTSTINLGAALTEFGRRVLLVDFDPQGALSVGLGIPAHQLEQTIYNVLIERSVGIHDVVIRTCVENMDLLPSNIDLSAAEVQLVTEVGREHTLLRTIRPVIDEYDYILVDCQPSLGLLTVNALTAADGVLIPLECEFFSLRGVALLIDTIDKVRDRLNPKLDITGILATMFDPRTLHSREVMSRVVEAFGETVFDTVINRTVRFPETTVAGEPITTWAPRSAGAKAYRQLAREVLAR
- a CDS encoding helix-turn-helix transcriptional regulator codes for the protein MSELDEPEIAQVTLPGVLHALSDPTRLAVVAQLARAQEMSCGNLEVAVAKSTLSQHLRVLREAGVTHTRPDGNQRWLSIRRDDLDQAFPGLLDSVLGALTPSDT
- a CDS encoding maleylpyruvate isomerase family mycothiol-dependent enzyme, translating into MNRDEVFAAIDRQRLRVCELLSDLAVEEWERPSLCDGWTVRDVAAHLTLQQLGLRDLGKATVAMVRARGNLDRGIWAMAKSASSKSTDRMIAEIRGMVGSQKINMGVTYKETLIDILVHSQDIAVPLGRTLEVEPAPAAVAADRIWEMKGPFFVKKKFSGYRLTATDTDWSVGEGVEVSGPVDALLLVLVGRLVALPRLSGAGVGALTARLTF
- a CDS encoding TetR/AcrR family transcriptional regulator, giving the protein MSSRREDLLDAAISVVGEQGVRALTHRAVDAAARVPAGSTSNYFRTKDALLDGVVERVAAREMANWGEVATRVPPTSPAELVKAVEGFVRDMAGIHRVLVLARHAILIEAAQQPRLRELLAATGQGVTEWFTDWLRAAGSSEPERDAPIVMNHVTGLVLHQLAIPDPSFGAVAQVAALIEALLEEK
- the xerD gene encoding site-specific tyrosine recombinase XerD, which encodes MSPIAAALRTYLDHLAVERGTSPNTLDGYTRDLRRYLDHLASSGIDDLDAVGERHVAGFLAVLREGDADHPPLAASSAARALVAVRGLHKFAVREGLTEHDAAREVKPPTPPRRLPKALPVDDVLRLLDTPIGEGPGVLRDRALLEVLYSTGARISEAVGLDLDDIDTVERTVLLDGKGGKQRLVPIGRPALNALDAYLVRARPGLAERGRGTPAVFLNVRGGRLSRQSAWNALKVAAEVAGIRVPVSPHTLRHSFATHLLEGGADVRVVQELLGHASVTTTQIYTLVTVNTLREVYATAHPRALG
- the ald gene encoding alanine dehydrogenase, whose translation is MLVGVPREVKNHEYRVAITPAGVIELTDRGHRVLIEAGAGAGSSFPDHDYQAAGAEIVPTADDVWGAAELVLKVKEPIAEEYPRLRREQTLFTYLHLAASVECTRALVDAGTTAIAYETVQAVDGSLPLLAPMSEVAGRMAPQVGAHCLERAQGGRGVLLGGVSGVAAGKVAVIGAGVSGMNAASIALGMQAEVVVLDTNVNRLRQIDFTYRGHLQTIASNAYEVEKACRWADLVIGAVLVPGAKAPKLVTNELVSRMRPGSVLVDIAIDQGGCFADSRPTTHADPTFKVHESVFYCVANMPGAVPNTSTRALANVTLPYAIALAGGVRAAVAADPALAKGVNVAGGAVVHPEVAEAHGFAHVPLADALGGAR
- a CDS encoding NUDIX hydrolase, coding for MDEAARHEFTVASTRDIHIGRILGLRLDQVVMPGGNTAAREVVEHLGAVAIAAMDDDGNLVLIHQYRHPLGRRIWELPAGLIDNADEDPVDAAKRELVEEVGLVAEDWSVLVDVAASPGFTDEVVRVFLATGLSSVEREVHGDEEADLVIRRFPLSEAVRLVLAGEIVNGATVGGVLATHAVDSGVVPPRQVHAPWQDRPTKFAKRR
- a CDS encoding CTP synthase — its product is MPQHARTTKHVFVTGGVASSLGKGLTASSLGQLLTSRGLRVTMQKLDPYLNVDPGTMNPFQHGEVFVTEDGAETDLDIGHYERFLDRSLSGSANVTTGQVYSAVIAKERRGEYLGDTVQVIPHITDEIKARIRAMAEPDESGRVPDVVITEVGGTVGDIESLPFLEAARQVRHDVGRDNVFFLHVSLVPYLAPSGELKTKPTQHSVAALRNIGIQPDAIVCRADREIPDGLKRKIALMCDVDTEAVVAAPDAPSIYDIPRVLHGEGLDAYVVRRLGLPFRDVDWAVWGDLLDRVHKPKETVRIALVGKYVDLPDAYLSVTEALRAGGFAHRAKVEVTWVPSDACETPAGAAAALSGVDGVLIPGGFGVRGIEGKIGAITHARTHGVPTLGLCLGLQCMVIETARNLAGIKDANSSEFEESTKDAVISTMADQEDVVAGERDMGGTMRLGSYPASLAAGSVVAGVYGSREVTERHRHRYEVNNAYRDRLTKAGVVFSGTSPDGRLVEFVELPAKAHPFFVGTQAHPELKSRPTRPHPLFAGFVKAALTYLQAERLPVELDDEQPVPAGAQA
- a CDS encoding copper transporter, whose translation is MISLRYHIISIAAVFLALAVGVVLGSTTLSRTLLSGLNNENNDLGTQVSELEDQRNALNARLGDADSFAATVGPLAVKGALAQRTVVLVTTADARPTDRDALKGLIANAGATVTGELQLTEAFADQARSDQLKDIVTRLLPAGVQLPTAPDPGTLAGGLLGPLLLISKADNKPQVSVEESAAVLSGLTDGGFIKATPDLKPAQLAIVLTGGAASGDGAGDRAATIARFAAQVDRSGAGTVLAGSAGSANGTGSVGVVRADTAATSILSTVDNADTPAGQIVTVLALVEQLDGKSGRYGSGGNAQAPAPGAPAE